The following is a genomic window from Paludisphaera rhizosphaerae.
GCGTGGCCTCCCATTCCTTGTGCTCGGGGTCCTGCCAGACCAGCTCGTCCTGCTCCTGGGGCGTGCCCAGGATGTGATAGTAGACCTTCTGGAAGTAGTTCGCCCCCTTGAGGTCCTGCCCCGGCTCGGGCGTGGGGAATCGGCCGTAGAAGAAACCCTTGCCGTCGGGCGTCCACTCGGCGGAGGAGAACTTGACCCACTGGATCTCGTCGGCCAGATCCTGACCGGTGGCGACGTCGCGGACCTTCCAGACGTTCCAGTCCGAGCCCGCCTCGGCGACGCCGTAGGCCAGCCGGGCGCCGTCGTCGCTGGGGACCGTGCCGGCCAGGGCGACCGTGCCGTCGGCCGATAGTTTGTTCGGATCCAGCACCATCCGGGGCGCGGCGTCGAACGTGTCGAGGACGAACAGGACCGACTGGTTCTGCAGGCCCGTGTTGTGGGTGAAGAAGTACTTGCCGGCCTTCTTGCCGGGGGGGCTGAACTTCTCGTAATCCCAAAGCTCGGTGACGCGGGACCGGATGGCGTCGCGCTGGGGGATGGAGTTCAGGAAGGCGTTGGTGACCTTGTTCTCGGCCTCGACCCACGCGCGGGTGGCGTCGGAGTCTGGGTCTTCCAGGGGCCGGTATGGATCGGGGACCTTCGTCCCGTGGTAGTCGTCGACCGTCTCCGACCTTGGCGCGTCGGGATACTTGAAAGGCTTGGCGGGCTCATCGGCTCTCATCGGGCTTCCTGCGGCTCCCAGGGCCAGGGCGATCGCGGCGAGGCGCGAATGTCGTTTCATGATCATGGAGTCATTCGTTCCTTTCACGAGGTCGGGCGTGGATGGAGGAGGCTCCGGTCGACATCGAAACTTCGCTCGACGCGACGTCTGTTTTCATGGAGAAGCGGACGAAGCGGAACCCTGTACGAGGAGAGTCGCGTCCGTGGCGTCCTCCGCGCCGGGGGTGTCCGCAACCGTCGCGCAAGGCGTTGCATCCGGTTGGGATTCCGCGTTCGCGCCGACCGGTCCATTCGCCATCAGGGCGCTCCCTTTTCGATCGAGGCTGGTCCGCCGTGCGGCCGAAACGAGGAGTGGGGGATTATTCGGTGCGGGGCCCGATCGGGCCGAGCCGTCCCCTTTGGCCATCGCGGCCGAACCAGTAGGCGAACCCCGCGCCGGCGGCGATCATCACCATGGAGATCCCCGTCAGGTCGCCGAGATGACGGACGAAGTAATCGAAGCTCTCGTCGGCGATGAAGGGACGAAACTTCCACTCGGTGAACAGGCCCAGGGCCAGCGCCGCAACTCCGCAAACGACGCCCCGCGCCTGCGACGACCGACTGGAAAGCCAGCCGCAGCCCAGTCCCAGCAAGGCCCCGGGGATCATCATCCCGTAGAATCCTTGCTGATAAATGAGCTGGAACAAGTAATATCCCAGGGTCGCGCCGATCACGGCCCCCAGCGCACTCTTCAGGTCTTCGACGATCCAATCCGGCGCGGGCATCGTGGAGACTCCGGAAACGGCAGCGGCCCCTCTCACTCTCAATAAAGACGCATATTGGAACGATCCTAACCCTCCGGGGAGGCGAAAACCATGTCGGACGAGGCGCGCGGAAGGGCCTGGCGATGGGATCGCGGCGACGACGGAGTCTGGACCCTCTGGTTCGACCAGCCGGGAAGGCCTCTCAATATCCTCGACCGCGCGGCGCTCGACGGCCTGGACGACTGCCTGGAAGAGGTCGAGGAAGACCCGTCCGTCCAGGGCGTTCTGATCCGCAGCGCCAAGCCGTCGGGCTTCTGCGCGGGGGCCGATCTGCATATCTTCGCCGAGTCGAAAGACGGAGACGAGATCGAAGCCTTCCTCCGACGCGGCCTGGACGTTCTCGACCGTCTGATGCGGCTGGGACCGGCGACGACCGCCGTGCTCCACGGGGTCTGCCTGGGAGCGGGGTTGGAATTGGCCCTGGCCTGTCGCCACCGCGTCGCACTGGCCTCGAGCGTGCCGCTTCAGGTGGGGACGCCGGAGGTCCGCCTGGGGCTGATCCCGGGGTGGGGGTCGATCGAACACCTGCCGAGGCTGCTAGCGCCGAGGGACGCGCTTGAGATGCTCCTGTTCGGCAACCCGATCGGGTTCCTCCAGGCGAAGTCGCAGGGGGTGGTGAGCCGACTCCTTTCGGCCGAGGAGCCGGAGCGATTGGTCGAGACCCTGTCGTCCGACGCCCCCGCCGAACGGCCGTTCCTGGCCGACGACTGGATCGACGAGCTGGCCTTCGCACGGGCCAAGCTCGAACGCCACTCCATCGACTTCCCCGAAACCCAGGCCGCGATCCTTCAGATCCTCGAAACCGACCTGGCCGAAGGACCCGAGGCCGCCCGCGAGGAAACCATCGCGAAGCTCGTCGACCTGGCCCTGGGCGACGCCTCCCGCGACGCCATCGCCGATTTCTTCGACCGCTCTCGGTGATGAGCCTCCGCGAGCCGGGTGACCCGCGCGGGAACGCCCGTTCCCACACGGATCTCTGTCGCTTGCCTTTGTCGGCCTGTTTCCGTCAGGGTCCGCTCCATACCACGGACGAAGTTCAGGTCCGCCAATCGTGAAGTATCAGCGGATGACCGATTTGCTGAATGCGCTGGTAGTGGGCTGTATTTCCCGTGACCAACTCCAAGCCATTCACGAGAGCGATGGCGGCGATCATCGGGTCTGCCCTCCCGATGGGACGACCTACCCTCTCAAGCTCTCCCTCAATGCGCCCCGCCAGCGCCGCAGCCGCGTGATCAAAGACGAGAACCTCTTGAGATGAGATACCCGCGAAGAACGCTTGAAGCTGCTTCAACGCCTGCTTCTTGGTGAGCCCACGAACGATTTCCAGAACTGTAACGACGGATACCGTGTACCGTCCAAAAGCGGCAAGATACGCGGCTCCATTCCGTACGACGGTTGGATCGACGGCCTTACCGAGTTCCGAGAAAGTGTCTGTGTCGAGCAGGGCCTTATTCACCGGCCGGAAGCCTCCAGGGGCGTTCCTCTCGAATTTTCATAGCCTCTTCGACCACTTCGTCGAGGAGATCCGGAGCGTCACGAAACATACCCATGATGGGGTTTTCAAGGGGCGAGGGCACATCCTCGTCAGCATGACTGCCGCTGGTGGGTTGAGGAATGGCTGCGTCATCGAGCACGGTCACGCGAACGCGACGCCCGGCCAGTTCTTGAGAACGGCGGGCGACCTCTTCCCATGTTCCTTCGATGGTGATCTGTTCCATACCCCGACCTCCTCGGCTGAAGTCGCAGCGCAGGATCGCATCATGAACGGCATGGCCGCGTCATCTTGCATTTGTATTTTATAGGCCCAGAACAGGGCCGACAGCGCCTGGCTCTGGCTCGCGGCCTGGATTATACCCAGGCTGGCGGGGTGCGAGACGAGTTGGCCTTCGCACGGGCCAAGCTCGAACGCCACTCCATCGACTTCCCCGAAACCCAGGCCGCGATCCTTCAGATCCTCGAAACCGACCTGGCCGAAGGACCCGAGGCCGCCCGCGAAGAAACCATCGCGAAGCTCGTCGATCTGGCTCTGGGCGACGCCTCCCGCGACGCCATCGCCGATTTCTTCGACCGACCCGGGCGTTGAACCGTCGAGGATCGGCTCAACGCCCGTTCTTGGTCGTCGATTCAAGAACCCTTCTTGGCGGCTCCGGCAGCCATCTCGCCGGTGCCGGCCATCTTGGCGGCCTTGAATTCGTCGGCCGTCATGCGGACGATCTTCCGGTTGTGCATGAGCACCGGGCCGCCAGACGCGGGGACGTCCTTGCCGTAGGCGAGAACTTCGTCGGCCGGGTCGGTCGTCGCCGGACCTTCCATGGTGTCTTGAATCACCACGCCCGATCGCGCGATCACGTCGCCGGCGCGGAGGGCCATCAAACCGACCGGGGCGACCGCGTCGAGGTAAGCGAAATCGGAGACGGCGGTCGGCGGCTTCTTCTTGTCGAAGGTGTATTGGCGGAACAACTCGCCGATGTCGATGAGTTGGCGTTCGGCCCGAGACTCCTCCTCAGTGGTTGCGACGCTCGGGGGCGCGCTGACGCCGCCGCAGCCGGTGATCGCCGCCGTGCCGAGAGAGAGTCCAAGAGCCGCCACGAATGAAAAGCGCATGCGCGTGTTCGTCCAGGTGAAGAGAAAGCAGAAAAGCGAAGCGGGGGCCGGAGCCGAGCGGATCGGCCGACCCCCGTGCATCTGACG
Proteins encoded in this region:
- a CDS encoding enoyl-CoA hydratase/isomerase family protein, encoding MSDEARGRAWRWDRGDDGVWTLWFDQPGRPLNILDRAALDGLDDCLEEVEEDPSVQGVLIRSAKPSGFCAGADLHIFAESKDGDEIEAFLRRGLDVLDRLMRLGPATTAVLHGVCLGAGLELALACRHRVALASSVPLQVGTPEVRLGLIPGWGSIEHLPRLLAPRDALEMLLFGNPIGFLQAKSQGVVSRLLSAEEPERLVETLSSDAPAERPFLADDWIDELAFARAKLERHSIDFPETQAAILQILETDLAEGPEAAREETIAKLVDLALGDASRDAIADFFDRSR
- a CDS encoding type II toxin-antitoxin system VapC family toxin, translated to MNKALLDTDTFSELGKAVDPTVVRNGAAYLAAFGRYTVSVVTVLEIVRGLTKKQALKQLQAFFAGISSQEVLVFDHAAAALAGRIEGELERVGRPIGRADPMIAAIALVNGLELVTGNTAHYQRIQQIGHPLILHDWRT